A region from the Cellvibrio sp. PSBB006 genome encodes:
- a CDS encoding type IV pilus secretin PilQ translates to MRNIALLLVCLLAPVTWANTLDDIRFAELPGERFEVRMTFSGPPPEPAGYTIERPARIVLDFPQVVSALEERRYPLSFDNGQSAMVLTTEGRTRLILNLDDLTSYTSRAEGNTYIVEVGASDGGYANNTVTPSVTVPSAPTAQTAAAQGPAITNIDFRRGTTGEGRIIIALSDPGISAEMSSTGAGVRLTFNDVWLPPELRRRLDVVDFATPVSLVSATLDGGDTVLNIAASGDYDYLAYQADKEYVVSIKPLTAQEIKEKKEEFEFTGEKLSLNFQDIEVRAVLQIIADFTELNLVASDTVQGRITLRLDNVPWDQALSLVLKTKGLDKRQVGNVLMVAPAAEIAERERQELTTKKQLEELAPLRTEYIRVRYANAKEMFELFRGESGERSGGSGAGRGGSQSTGSVLSERGQAIVDERTNSIIITDTADRIEAFRRLIDQIDIPIRQVMIEARIVIANTDFRRELGIRWGAGGTDQSSDTVTDVEGSVDLGVTTSPAGTLALGVLTDNEFLDMELSALENTGFAEIVSQPKVITGDKQRATISSGTEIPYQEASASGATTTSFKEAVLKLDVTPQITPDNRIIMDLVINQDTVGQIIVASGIPTLDVTELTTKVLVANGQTVVLGGVFTVESIKGENKVPLLGDIPYLGRLFRRDVNENNKTELLLFITPKIMAESLTN, encoded by the coding sequence ATGCGAAATATAGCCTTATTACTTGTTTGTCTGTTGGCCCCTGTCACCTGGGCAAATACACTTGATGATATTCGTTTTGCTGAACTTCCCGGTGAGCGGTTTGAAGTCAGGATGACGTTTTCAGGGCCGCCACCGGAACCTGCCGGTTACACTATTGAAAGGCCTGCGCGCATTGTCCTGGACTTTCCTCAGGTAGTCAGTGCGCTGGAAGAGCGTCGTTATCCTTTATCGTTTGACAATGGTCAGAGTGCCATGGTGTTAACGACGGAGGGTAGAACCCGGTTGATTTTAAATCTGGATGATTTGACGTCTTACACCAGTCGTGCCGAAGGTAATACCTACATTGTTGAAGTGGGTGCTAGTGACGGTGGTTATGCAAATAACACGGTGACTCCCAGCGTTACGGTTCCATCGGCACCAACAGCTCAAACCGCTGCAGCTCAAGGGCCTGCAATCACCAATATTGACTTCCGTCGTGGCACTACAGGTGAGGGTCGTATCATTATTGCGCTGTCAGATCCTGGTATAAGTGCCGAGATGTCGAGCACTGGCGCAGGGGTTCGGTTAACCTTTAACGATGTCTGGCTGCCGCCGGAATTGCGCCGCCGACTGGACGTAGTGGATTTCGCGACGCCGGTTTCATTGGTATCGGCGACACTTGATGGTGGCGACACCGTACTGAATATAGCTGCGTCGGGTGACTACGATTATCTGGCCTACCAAGCGGACAAAGAATATGTCGTTAGCATTAAGCCGCTGACGGCTCAGGAAATTAAAGAGAAAAAAGAAGAATTTGAATTTACCGGTGAAAAGCTGTCACTGAACTTCCAGGATATTGAAGTGCGTGCGGTGCTGCAAATCATTGCCGACTTTACTGAATTGAATCTTGTAGCCAGTGACACTGTGCAAGGCCGTATTACTTTGCGTCTTGATAACGTGCCTTGGGATCAAGCGCTCAGCCTGGTATTAAAAACCAAAGGGCTGGATAAGCGTCAGGTGGGTAATGTTCTAATGGTTGCGCCTGCTGCGGAAATTGCCGAACGTGAACGTCAGGAACTGACTACCAAGAAACAATTGGAAGAATTAGCACCATTGCGCACGGAATATATTCGTGTTCGTTATGCTAATGCTAAAGAGATGTTTGAGTTGTTCCGTGGTGAGTCTGGTGAGCGGTCTGGTGGAAGTGGGGCCGGTAGAGGCGGTAGCCAATCTACCGGCAGTGTTCTCTCTGAGCGTGGACAAGCGATTGTTGATGAGCGAACTAACTCTATCATTATTACTGATACCGCCGACCGTATCGAAGCCTTCAGGCGATTGATCGATCAAATTGATATCCCGATTCGCCAAGTGATGATTGAAGCGCGGATTGTGATTGCTAACACCGATTTCCGTAGAGAGTTGGGTATCCGTTGGGGGGCGGGTGGTACTGATCAGTCTTCTGATACGGTTACCGACGTTGAAGGTTCGGTGGATTTAGGTGTGACGACCAGTCCTGCTGGTACTCTTGCGCTTGGTGTTCTGACTGATAATGAGTTTCTAGACATGGAATTGTCAGCACTTGAGAATACCGGTTTTGCTGAAATAGTCTCTCAGCCGAAAGTTATCACTGGCGATAAACAGCGTGCCACTATTTCTTCAGGCACTGAAATCCCTTATCAAGAAGCTTCTGCCAGTGGCGCTACCACTACGTCATTCAAGGAAGCAGTTCTGAAGCTGGATGTGACTCCCCAAATTACGCCGGATAATCGCATTATTATGGACTTGGTGATAAATCAGGACACGGTTGGGCAAATTATCGTGGCCAGCGGGATTCCCACTCTTGATGTGACAGAGTTGACCACGAAAGTCTTGGTGGCCAATGGGCAAACCGTAGTATTGGGTGGTGTATTCACCGTGGAATCTATCAAGGGTGAGAACAAGGTACCTCTCCTCGGTGATATCCCGTACCTGGGTCGTTTGTTCAGACGCGACGTTAATGAAAATAATAAAACAGAATTGCTGTTGTTCATCACCCCCAAAATCATGGCTGAAAGCCTGACAAACTGA
- a CDS encoding pilus assembly protein PilP, with amino-acid sequence MKKISYALISGLCVFLLTACDSSSQHQDLHDFMAETKRRPQGQIEPLPAFRPYRPFAYSAMTLRSPFDPPVREEDKASIKGGRTVEPDMNREREYLESFNIAGLTMVGTLTKSGRLWALIDDGQGGVHSVTIGNYMGKNHGKIVTADRAQIEVLEIVSDGANGWVERPRIIKLEEKE; translated from the coding sequence ATGAAGAAAATTTCTTACGCTCTCATTTCCGGTTTGTGCGTTTTTTTGCTGACAGCCTGTGACTCATCGTCTCAGCACCAGGACTTGCATGATTTTATGGCGGAAACCAAGCGCCGTCCGCAAGGGCAAATTGAACCGTTGCCAGCGTTTCGTCCATACCGCCCGTTTGCTTATAGTGCGATGACCTTGCGCAGTCCTTTTGATCCGCCTGTGCGAGAAGAAGATAAAGCATCGATAAAAGGCGGCCGGACGGTTGAGCCGGATATGAACCGCGAACGCGAATATCTTGAAAGCTTCAACATTGCCGGCCTGACAATGGTGGGAACCTTGACCAAGTCTGGACGCCTCTGGGCATTAATTGACGATGGGCAAGGTGGCGTGCACTCGGTCACCATCGGTAATTACATGGGCAAAAACCATGGCAAGATCGTTACAGCGGATCGCGCGCAAATAGAAGTGCTCGAAATTGTCTCTGATGGCGCGAACGGTTGGGTTGAGCGTCCCAGAATTATCAAATTAGAAGAAAAGGAATAA
- a CDS encoding type 4a pilus biogenesis protein PilO → MSFAESMEQLKNFDVNDIDFEKIGIWPVPAKIFVAVLLIAVVFAATYYVWIKDLNMQLDTIVKKEATLKETYRKKSFEAANLDAYRAQMVEMKSTFDSLLSRLPTDTEVPGLLEDIDTRGSESGLTINSIKLEAERTAEYYIELPISIDVEGGYHDLGGFVSGVAGMPRIVTLHDYSITRKKDSAELAMKISAKTYRYKSQEQ, encoded by the coding sequence ATGTCATTTGCAGAATCCATGGAGCAACTCAAAAACTTTGACGTGAATGATATTGATTTTGAAAAAATCGGTATCTGGCCTGTGCCAGCCAAGATTTTTGTGGCAGTACTGTTGATTGCTGTTGTGTTTGCGGCGACCTATTACGTATGGATCAAAGATCTGAATATGCAGCTCGACACAATTGTCAAAAAAGAGGCTACATTAAAAGAGACCTACAGAAAGAAAAGTTTCGAAGCCGCTAACCTTGATGCTTATCGGGCGCAGATGGTGGAGATGAAAAGCACCTTTGATTCGCTGTTGTCGCGGTTGCCGACTGACACTGAAGTTCCAGGGTTGTTGGAAGATATCGATACTCGCGGTTCTGAAAGTGGTTTGACTATCAACAGTATCAAGTTGGAAGCAGAGCGCACAGCTGAATATTACATCGAACTGCCTATCAGCATTGATGTAGAAGGCGGATATCACGATCTCGGTGGGTTTGTCAGCGGCGTAGCGGGTATGCCGCGTATCGTTACCTTGCACGATTATTCAATCACCCGGAAAAAAGACAGCGCCGAATTAGCAATGAAAATCTCTGCTAAAACCTATCGTTATAAGTCGCAGGAGCAATAG
- the aroK gene encoding shikimate kinase AroK — MLRSNIFLVGPMGAGKSTIGRLLASELNLSFRDSDRVIEERTGADIPWIFDMEGEEGFREREAAVLTELSTEANVVIATGGGIILREQNRTIMKSSGFVCYLTASIDQLVERTSRDKKRPLLQVENPRQKIIDLLSLRDPLYRDAADFVINTDRRSPKAVAQEIAGLVTAAQ, encoded by the coding sequence ATGCTCCGCTCGAATATTTTCCTTGTCGGCCCCATGGGGGCCGGCAAATCTACCATAGGACGTCTTCTTGCCTCGGAACTAAACCTATCTTTCCGCGATAGTGATCGTGTGATTGAAGAACGTACCGGCGCTGATATTCCATGGATTTTTGATATGGAAGGTGAGGAGGGGTTTCGTGAACGGGAAGCAGCAGTATTAACAGAGCTCTCTACTGAGGCAAATGTTGTGATTGCGACAGGTGGTGGAATCATCCTGCGCGAACAAAATCGCACGATCATGAAGTCATCCGGGTTCGTTTGCTATCTCACTGCCTCCATTGACCAACTGGTAGAAAGAACATCCCGCGATAAAAAGCGCCCGCTATTGCAGGTGGAAAACCCTCGTCAAAAAATTATTGATTTGTTATCTCTTCGTGATCCCCTCTATCGTGATGCTGCTGATTTTGTTATCAACACAGATCGTCGATCACCCAAAGCGGTCGCTCAGGAAATCGCAGGTTTGGTGACTGCTGCTCAGTGA
- a CDS encoding PilN domain-containing protein: MAKINLLPWREAYRKEKKDQFIAILIGVFIVSALLAYVWISSVEAAIDNQNSRNRLLETEIAALEKQVQEIAELKKVRDDLLTRIKVIQDLEGTRPVIVRYFDDLVRSVPDGVHLNSVVRTGDTISIEGIAESTNRVSSFMRNLDQSDWFASPNLTSVTAAPEEGEQANSFKMTVRTSAPQDQIDAAANEEGK, from the coding sequence ATGGCAAAGATTAACTTATTACCCTGGCGCGAAGCCTATCGCAAAGAAAAGAAAGACCAGTTCATTGCCATATTGATCGGCGTTTTTATCGTGTCGGCGCTGTTAGCTTATGTGTGGATTTCCAGCGTGGAAGCAGCCATCGATAATCAAAATTCGCGTAATCGCCTATTGGAGACTGAAATTGCCGCGCTTGAAAAACAAGTGCAGGAAATCGCTGAGCTGAAAAAGGTCCGCGACGATCTGCTGACCCGCATTAAGGTCATTCAAGATCTTGAGGGAACGCGTCCCGTTATCGTCCGTTACTTTGATGATCTGGTTCGCTCCGTCCCCGATGGTGTACATCTGAATTCGGTGGTGCGTACCGGTGACACCATCAGTATTGAAGGTATTGCCGAATCGACTAACCGTGTATCCAGCTTTATGCGCAACCTTGATCAGTCCGACTGGTTTGCATCTCCCAATTTGACGTCCGTGACTGCTGCGCCTGAAGAGGGCGAACAGGCCAATTCATTCAAGATGACCGTGCGCACCTCTGCTCCTCAGGATCAGATTGATGCGGCTGCAAATGAGGAGGGTAAATAA